TCCGAGTCTTATTGCCCGCCCGCCGCCGCCAAATAAGCCACCACCTTCGCCGCCTCATCCGCCGAGATGCCGCCATAGGGCTGCATCTTGTGACCGGACACGACCTCGTCCGGCTTCACCATGAAGCGCGTGAGCTTGTCCTGGTCCCAGTTGAAGCCGGCCTCTTTCATCGAGGACGAGTAGTTGTAGTTCGGCAGCGAGCCGGCCTTGCGGCCGACGATCTTGTTGAGGTTGGGGCCGAGGCGGTTGTCGCCTTCCTTCATGGAGTGGCAGGTGCGGCAGGAATTGTTGAAGGCTTGGTGACCGGCCTCACCGCTCGCCGGCTGCTGCGCAAGCGAAGAGGGCGCGAACAACAGCAACGCCAGTGCTCCGCCGGCGATGGCGTGCAGCCATGGGCTTGGCGAGGATTGCGGGCGTGATTGCATGTGCGCCTCCATTGCGGACCGCGCCGCAGCAAGCGCGTCTCGGCGTGTCGAGGGCAAACGAAAACGGCCCCGGTGGGTTCCGGGGCCGCTCGCGTCAGAA
This genomic stretch from Bradyrhizobium daqingense harbors:
- a CDS encoding c-type cytochrome, which gives rise to MQSRPQSSPSPWLHAIAGGALALLLFAPSSLAQQPASGEAGHQAFNNSCRTCHSMKEGDNRLGPNLNKIVGRKAGSLPNYNYSSSMKEAGFNWDQDKLTRFMVKPDEVVSGHKMQPYGGISADEAAKVVAYLAAAGGQ